The genomic interval TTCCAGGTCGCCGCGGCCCTCGCCGTGTCGCTCATTTGCGCCGCCCTTCCGGTGCACGCACAAGCACCAGCTTCCCGTGACTATCCCAGCCGGCCGATCCGGATGGTCGTGCCGTTCCCGGCCGGCGGTCCCACCGACCTGCTGGCCCGCGTCGTCGGGCAGCGCATGGGCGAGCTGATGCGCCAGCCGATCGTGGTGGACAACAAGCCTGGGGCCAACACCATCATCGGCGCCGATGCGGTGGCGAAGGCGGCGCCGGACGGCTACACGCTGCTGATGGCCATCGACAACACGCTGGTGATGAACCAGTACCTCTACGCCAAGCTGCCCTACGATCCCGTCAAGGACTTCGAGCCGATCGGCAAGGTGGCCACCACGCCCCTGGTGGTTATGACGCACCAGGCCGGTCCGCAGTCCATGCAGGCGCTGGTCGCGCAGGCCAAGGCCGGCCCTGCCGCGCTGAGCTATGGCTTCGGCACCTTCACGTCCCAGCTCTCCGGCGAACTGCTCAAGCGCACGCTGGGCAAGGAGGTGGTCTCGGTTCCCTACAAGGGCAGCGCGGGCACGACCCAGAGCCTACTGACCAAGGACGTCACGTTCACCATCGACGGCATCACGACCGCCATGCCCCATTTCGAGAAGGGCACGCTGCGGCCGCTCGCGCGCCTGAGCGCCAAGCCCATCCCTACGCTGCCCAACGTGCCGTCGATGGCCGATGTGGGGATCAAACTGCCCGACATCGACGTGTGGATGGCGCTGCTGGCGCCCAAGGGAACGCCCGCGGCGGTGGTGGACGAGCTCAACCGCGCGCTGACGCAGGCCCTCGCATCCAAGGACGTGCAGGAGAAGCTCCTGGGCGCCGGGCTGCTGGCCGACGCCAGCTCGCCGCAGGCGCTGCGCGGCTTCATCACCTCGGAGGCCGCCAGGTGGCGTCCCGTCATCGCGGAAGCCGGCATCAGGATCGATTGACATTCACGAAGGAGATCACCATGACCACGAACAGACTTACCAACAGCTTCGCGCCGATCGTCAACAGCGCCGCGGAGTGGCGCGCCGAGATGGCGCGCCTGGAAAAGCCGGGCCAGCCCAGCTTCTTCCACATCCGGGCCCAGTTGCCGAAGCAGGGCCGCACCAACCAGGTCCTTGGCGCGTCGCGCTACATGAACGTGGTGCTCAAGACCTACGCGAGCGGCGGCGAGAACGAGATCCACGCGCATTCCAACGAGGACCACGTGTTCGTCATCCTGCAGGGCGGCGCGGTGTTCCACGGACCGAATGGCGAGACGCGCGAGGTCGGCAGGAACGACTGCGTGCTGCTGCCGGCCGGCACCTTCTACTGGTTCCATGCGAAGGAGGACGGGGAGGAACTCGTCATGCTGCGCATCGGCGCGCACATCGACCCCGACAGCGACGTGCTCGCGCGCATCGACCTGGAGGGCAAGCCCTTCGATGGCTATTCCGAGAAGAACAAGGAAGTGCCGGTGGTGCTGTACGAGGATCGGATCTACGAATGAGCAGCCCGTCGCCTGCAATGAGCATCCGGGCCGGCGCGGAGATTCCGCTGTGCCAGCCTCCCGATCCAGCTCCCCGCAAGCCCCGGCTGGTCTGCCCGCCGGGGACCGCGGATTGCCATGTGCATGTCTACGGCCCCGCTGACCGCTATCCGGTGGCCGCGACGCGCGCCTTCGATGTGCCCGATGCCTTGCCGGCGCAGCTGCGCGCGTTGCACGACACCCTGGGCGTTGAGCGCCTAGTGCTCGTGCAGCCCAGCGGCTACGGCACCGACAACCGCCGGCACCTAGCGGCGGTGGCCGAGCTGGGCCGGCCGGCGCGCGTCGTCGTCGCGCTGCGGGCCGACGTGCAGGAGGCCGAACTGGACCGCCTGCACGAAGTCGGCGTGCGGGGAGTGCGCTACAACATCGGCCATGCCGGCGCCGTCCCGCTGGCCGAGATGCCGACGCTCGCGGCGCGCATCGCCCGCCTGGGCTGGCATGTGCAGCTCCACGTCATGGATGACCAGGGCCGGGCTCCGCTGGCCGAGATGGAGCCCACCCTGCGCGAACTGCCCACCGATGTCGTGATTGACCACATGGGCTCTCTCAGGCCCGGTGACGGCTTGGGGCAGCCTGGCTTCCAGGCGCTGCTGAGGCTGGTAAACAAGGGGCGATGCTGGGTCAAGCTGTCCTGCGGCTACCGGATGTCGGCACTCCCTCCGCCGTACGAGGACATGGTGCCCTACATCCAGGCGCTGCTGGCCGCCCGGCCGGACCGCCTGGTATGGGCCAGCGACTGGCCGCACGTCTCGTTCAAGGGCGAGATGCCCAACACCACGGACCTGCTGGACCAGATGCTGACTTGGGTGCCCGACGAAGCGCTGCGCCACCGGATCCTGGTGCGCAACCCCGAGCAGTTGTACGGGTTCTGAGCGGCCCGCTCCGGCGCCGCCGACCCCCCCGCGATCACGAGCAATAGGAGACCCCCATGCCCATGTTCCATCTGCTGCGCCGCGTGGCGCCGCGCGCCGCGCTGTTCGTCCCGATGCTTATGCTGCCGGTCCTGCCCGCCGCGGCGCAGGCGCAGGCGCAGGCCGCGACCAGCTTCCCCGCCAGGCCGGTGCGCCTGATCGTGCCCTTCCCGGCCGGCGGTCCCGCCGACGTGCTGGGCCGCGCGATCGCGCAACGCCTGTCCGAGAAGTGGCGCCAGCCCGTCGTCGTGGACAACAAGGGCGGGGCCAACACGCTGATCGCGGCGCAGGAGGCCGCCCGCGCCGCACCTGACGGCTACACCTTGTTCATGCCCTTGGATTCGACGTACACGCTGAACCCGGCGCTGTATTCGCGGCTGCCCTACGATCCGATCAAGGATTTCGCGTCCATCTCGATCGTCGCCCGCCAGTCCCTGGTGCTCACCGCAACCGACCGGACGCCCTTCAGGACGGTGGCCGACCTAGTGGCCGCCGCCCGGGCCCAGCCCGGCAGCATCAACTACGGCTCCAGCACCACGTCCACGCAGCTCGCGGGCGAGATGTTCACGCGGCAGAGCGGCATCAAGCTGGTCCAGGTGCCATACCGCGGCGCCTCGGAGGTGGTGAAGGGAATGCTCTCGGGGGACGTCGAGGTCGCCTTCGACGGCATCGCGGCCAATGTCCCGCACATCCAGTCCGGGAAGATCCGCGCCCTGGCCACGACGGGCCCGGTCCGTTCCGCGGCCTTGCCCGACGTGCCGACGCTGGCGGAGGCCGGACTCAAGGGCTACGAGCTGTTGATGTGGAATGCACTGTCCGCGCCCGCCGGCACGCCGCGGGCGATCATCGACAAGATCCACAAGGACGTCATGGAGGTCGTGCAGCGCAAGGAAGTGAGGGACCAGCTCATGGTGTTCGGCCTGGAGACGGCGGGCACCACGCCCGAGGAGATGGACGAGACCATCCGGCGGGAGACCGCCAAGTACGCGCCCCTGATCAAGGAGCTCGGACTCAAGCTGAACTGAGGTGCGTACCGGCATGACCGCCCCAGCACTCGACTACGGATCGGGCGGGCGCATCGGCGTGCTGCTGCCCTCCGTGAACCAGGCTGCCGAGCCGCAACTGCGCGCGATGCTTCCTGCCGACATCGCCATCGCGGTCACGCGGCTGAAGCTCGTGGACAGTTCGGAGGCGAGCCTGCTGGGCATGGCCCGGGACGTCGAGCGTGCCGCCGAGCTGCTCGCGGACGCGGGCGTCGGCATCGTGGTGTTCCATTGCACCGCCGTGTCGACCTACAGCGCCGAGCTCGAGGCGTCGATTCTCGCGCGCATCCGGTCCGCGACCGGACTGCCCTGCGTGGCCACGTCGCAGGCCCTGGTGGCGGCGCTGCAGGCCCTGCCGGCGCGGCGGGTGGTGCTGCTCTCCCCGTACACGGCGGCCGTCAACGAACGGGAGGCTGCTTACTTTGCCCAGCATGGATTCGAGATCCTCGGCAACGTCGGCATGGATTGCAGCACCGGTCGCGAGATGATGGCGATCGCGCCGCAGGCGTGGCACGCGTTCGCCACGGGCCATGCCCATGCGCTGGCGGACGCATACGTCCTCAGCTGCACCACCGTGCGGACGGCCGAAACCATCGAGACCCTGGAGCGCTCCCTGGGACGGCCCGTCGTCACGAGCAACACGGCCGTGGCCTGGTACTGCATGCGCAAGCTTGGCGTAGCGGCAGGGGTTCCAGGCTACGGGCGCCTGCTAGCCCGCGCCGGCGCTGCCTGAGGGGGGACGAGGCGCGGCCTGACCGCTGGAAGAGGGCGGGGCGGAGCCCCCGCCTGGGCCTTCCTGCCCTCGCGCCGTACTAAGCCCTGGCTGCAGGGCGCTCGCGGCACCGCAAAGGCGGGCTGGCGGGTTCCACGCGCCCCCGCGGGCTTAGAAGGCTTCGGTGTCGACCTCGTTCGCGCTCTGCGCGCTGTAGCGCTGACCGACCACGGTGAGTTCGTTGATCAGAACGTTCAGCCGCGCGATCATCGCGGCGGGCAGCCGCACGTTGGCGGCGCCCAGGTCGTCCCGCAGGTGTTCCACGCTCGTAGTGCCGGGGATGGGGACGATGTGGCCGCCCTGGTGCAGCAGCCAGGCCAGGGCCAACTGCGCTGGGGTGCAGCCGGCGTCCCGGGCGATCCTGCGGTAGCCGTCCAGCAGCTTCAGGTTGGCCGCGTAGGCCTCGGGCGCGAAGCGCGGCATGGCGCGGCGGATGTCCTTTTCATGGAGTGTGCCCACGTCCGTGAGGTCGCCGCAGAGGAAGCCGCGCGCCAGGGGACTGAAGGCCACGAAGCCCGCGCCCAGCTCGCGGCATGCGTCGAGGACCGCGATCTCCGGGTTGCGCGTCCATAGGGAGTACTCGGTCTGCACTGCGGTGACGGGGTGCACGGCGTGCGCGCGGCGCAACGTGGCGGCGGAGACCTCCGACAGGCCGATCGCCCGCACCTTGCCTGCCGCAACCAGCCGCGACAGCTCGCCGACCGAGTCCTCGATGGGAACCCGCTTGTCCCAGCGGTGCAGGTAGTACAGGTCGATCACGTCGGTGCCCAGGCGGCGCAGGCTGTCCTCGCAATTGGTGCGCAGCGTGGCGGGGCGGCCGTCGATTACGCGGCGCGTCACGCCGTCCTCGCCCTTCACGCCGGCCATGCCGCCCTTGCTGCACAGCGTGATGCGCTGGCGATGGGGCCGGAGGACGCGGCCTACCAGCTCCTCGTTGGCACCGAAGCCGTACAGCGCTGCCGTGTCGAACAGCGTCACGCCGGCATCCAGAGCCGCCAGCAGCACGCGCTCGCCGGTGTCGGCGGAGACGGGTGCGCCGTAGGCGTGCGAGAGGTTCATGCAGCCCAGACCGATGGCGCTGACTTCGAATGGGCCGAGGGTGCGTGTCTGCATTGCGCTTCTCCCAGGAAGAACGCCCGCGGCGCCTGCCGCGTATGCGTTGGAAACGATACGGTGCCGACCGGCGCGGACTCAGCTCAACTGCCGTTCCAGACCGTGCAGCACCTGGTAGCACGGCAGCACCTGCGCCACGCTGGCGTTGGGCTCGCGGCCTTCGCGGATGGCGGCGAAGAACTCGCGGTCCTGCAGCTCGATGCCGTTCATGCTCACATCCACCTTGCTCACATCGATCTTCTCTTCCTTGCCGTTCACCAGGTCGTCGTAGCGCGCGATGTAGGTGGCCGTGTCGCCGATGTAGCGGAAGAAGGTGCCCAGCGGGCCATCGCTGTTGAAGCTCAAGGAGAGCGTGCAGATGGCGCCGTTGGCGGCCTTGAGCTGGATGCTCATGTCCATGGCGATGCCCAAATCCTTGTGGATGGGGCCCTGGATGGCGTTGGCTTTGACGATGGGGCTGCCGGCCTGGTAGGCGAACAGGTCCACGGTGTGGGCGGCGTGGTGCCACAGCAGGTGGTCCGTCCAACTGCGCGGCTGGCCCAGCGCGTTCATGTTGGTGCGGCGGAAGAAGTAGGTCTGCACG from Acidovorax sp. FHTAMBA carries:
- a CDS encoding tripartite tricarboxylate transporter substrate binding protein, with the translated sequence MKTFQVAAALAVSLICAALPVHAQAPASRDYPSRPIRMVVPFPAGGPTDLLARVVGQRMGELMRQPIVVDNKPGANTIIGADAVAKAAPDGYTLLMAIDNTLVMNQYLYAKLPYDPVKDFEPIGKVATTPLVVMTHQAGPQSMQALVAQAKAGPAALSYGFGTFTSQLSGELLKRTLGKEVVSVPYKGSAGTTQSLLTKDVTFTIDGITTAMPHFEKGTLRPLARLSAKPIPTLPNVPSMADVGIKLPDIDVWMALLAPKGTPAAVVDELNRALTQALASKDVQEKLLGAGLLADASSPQALRGFITSEAARWRPVIAEAGIRID
- a CDS encoding cupin domain-containing protein, whose protein sequence is MTTNRLTNSFAPIVNSAAEWRAEMARLEKPGQPSFFHIRAQLPKQGRTNQVLGASRYMNVVLKTYASGGENEIHAHSNEDHVFVILQGGAVFHGPNGETREVGRNDCVLLPAGTFYWFHAKEDGEELVMLRIGAHIDPDSDVLARIDLEGKPFDGYSEKNKEVPVVLYEDRIYE
- a CDS encoding amidohydrolase family protein, which translates into the protein MSIRAGAEIPLCQPPDPAPRKPRLVCPPGTADCHVHVYGPADRYPVAATRAFDVPDALPAQLRALHDTLGVERLVLVQPSGYGTDNRRHLAAVAELGRPARVVVALRADVQEAELDRLHEVGVRGVRYNIGHAGAVPLAEMPTLAARIARLGWHVQLHVMDDQGRAPLAEMEPTLRELPTDVVIDHMGSLRPGDGLGQPGFQALLRLVNKGRCWVKLSCGYRMSALPPPYEDMVPYIQALLAARPDRLVWASDWPHVSFKGEMPNTTDLLDQMLTWVPDEALRHRILVRNPEQLYGF
- a CDS encoding tripartite tricarboxylate transporter substrate binding protein, translating into MPMFHLLRRVAPRAALFVPMLMLPVLPAAAQAQAQAATSFPARPVRLIVPFPAGGPADVLGRAIAQRLSEKWRQPVVVDNKGGANTLIAAQEAARAAPDGYTLFMPLDSTYTLNPALYSRLPYDPIKDFASISIVARQSLVLTATDRTPFRTVADLVAAARAQPGSINYGSSTTSTQLAGEMFTRQSGIKLVQVPYRGASEVVKGMLSGDVEVAFDGIAANVPHIQSGKIRALATTGPVRSAALPDVPTLAEAGLKGYELLMWNALSAPAGTPRAIIDKIHKDVMEVVQRKEVRDQLMVFGLETAGTTPEEMDETIRRETAKYAPLIKELGLKLN
- a CDS encoding aspartate/glutamate racemase family protein; protein product: MTAPALDYGSGGRIGVLLPSVNQAAEPQLRAMLPADIAIAVTRLKLVDSSEASLLGMARDVERAAELLADAGVGIVVFHCTAVSTYSAELEASILARIRSATGLPCVATSQALVAALQALPARRVVLLSPYTAAVNEREAAYFAQHGFEILGNVGMDCSTGREMMAIAPQAWHAFATGHAHALADAYVLSCTTVRTAETIETLERSLGRPVVTSNTAVAWYCMRKLGVAAGVPGYGRLLARAGAA
- a CDS encoding aldo/keto reductase; protein product: MQTRTLGPFEVSAIGLGCMNLSHAYGAPVSADTGERVLLAALDAGVTLFDTAALYGFGANEELVGRVLRPHRQRITLCSKGGMAGVKGEDGVTRRVIDGRPATLRTNCEDSLRRLGTDVIDLYYLHRWDKRVPIEDSVGELSRLVAAGKVRAIGLSEVSAATLRRAHAVHPVTAVQTEYSLWTRNPEIAVLDACRELGAGFVAFSPLARGFLCGDLTDVGTLHEKDIRRAMPRFAPEAYAANLKLLDGYRRIARDAGCTPAQLALAWLLHQGGHIVPIPGTTSVEHLRDDLGAANVRLPAAMIARLNVLINELTVVGQRYSAQSANEVDTEAF
- a CDS encoding Gfo/Idh/MocA family oxidoreductase, which produces MTIKVALAGAGAFGIKHLDGIKNIPDVKVVSLISRDLTKTREVADKYGIQHVTTDLKDSLAIKEVDAVILCTPTQMHASQSIACLEAGKHVQVEIPLCDVLADGEKVVALQKQTGLVAMCGHTRRFNPSHQYVHQKIEAGEFHIQQMDVQTYFFRRTNMNALGQPRSWTDHLLWHHAAHTVDLFAYQAGSPIVKANAIQGPIHKDLGIAMDMSIQLKAANGAICTLSLSFNSDGPLGTFFRYIGDTATYIARYDDLVNGKEEKIDVSKVDVSMNGIELQDREFFAAIREGREPNASVAQVLPCYQVLHGLERQLS